Proteins encoded within one genomic window of Polaribacter sp. NJDZ03:
- a CDS encoding beta-galactosidase — protein sequence MKQVLFYVVLFLSANIVQAQSLETAANSKIKILEKLVKKAEKKNIDVLKEKTTIRTAEIFLKYANWDDKNVKVNESLYKLVPSFKMEATKMAEDLPNFERKEVNLMLDKAILEIESLLDKKTFRKVSPNVDWTKVTVENDQLTFNNRPVFLADYTWKPKTKELTEFHGNQDSFFITPTYVSKEDGTINKKRMDLLNEKTDGSLGFIFMNHKGVPKWAEEKYGPNFSMREDTYTAYDIDNPGAREIQTKLLEAFVPKIAGKKFSQLGYMLVNEPHFYTYTDAKKKKLPWASGGVSQFTIEKFKVWLSKKHQNIAALNAVWNTNFKDFNDVQIDIPIDISLKGLPIWYDWAAFNMDRVTDWYAFLKTEIAKHDADAKVHLKIMPNLWTNNQRVHGIDLEALTDLSGIIGNDSGADHTYTWGKPHEWQKHYAFEWRELCMGYDFMKSVSPNKINFNSELHYLSTVRSRKLDLDPNYARASFWLAHSYGMTASQIWYWPRNADGSISNKAKKDKGYAGSNNQQPRVTNEVAMTLIDLNANSEEIMAIQRDRKPVRLFYSKTSAINKKAHMDDLYRLYEGLNFEGIPLGFITENIIKKQNNKNWNLVAVYNTPFVTKDELNALQSYLNNGGTIIIDDISLVKNEYGNELIALTKGKGTIIRLNSVAKIRNEVLSLLKEKNLLSDISIEETNTADRKGCIWRVVKNNADNNVLSIVNVGNTDASLKISLKGNENIICKDLIKGIAVSSTPILKPNEVYFVEVTLK from the coding sequence ATGAAACAGGTTCTTTTTTATGTGGTTTTATTTTTATCGGCAAATATAGTTCAAGCGCAATCTTTAGAAACAGCAGCGAATTCTAAAATTAAAATTTTAGAAAAATTAGTTAAAAAGGCAGAGAAAAAAAACATTGATGTTTTAAAGGAAAAAACGACTATTAGAACTGCAGAAATATTTTTAAAATATGCTAATTGGGATGATAAAAATGTAAAAGTAAATGAATCTTTATATAAACTAGTTCCTTCTTTTAAAATGGAAGCTACTAAAATGGCAGAAGATTTACCAAATTTCGAAAGAAAGGAAGTGAATTTAATGTTAGATAAAGCGATTTTAGAAATTGAATCATTACTAGACAAAAAGACGTTTAGAAAAGTGAGTCCGAATGTAGATTGGACAAAAGTCACCGTAGAAAATGACCAGTTAACGTTTAATAATCGACCTGTTTTTTTAGCGGATTATACTTGGAAACCTAAAACTAAAGAACTTACTGAGTTTCATGGAAATCAAGATAGTTTCTTTATAACGCCTACTTATGTTTCAAAAGAAGACGGAACTATCAATAAAAAAAGAATGGACTTATTGAACGAAAAAACGGATGGTTCTTTAGGTTTTATTTTTATGAATCATAAAGGTGTTCCAAAATGGGCAGAAGAAAAATACGGTCCAAATTTTTCTATGAGAGAAGATACCTATACTGCGTATGATATAGATAATCCTGGGGCAAGAGAAATTCAAACAAAATTATTAGAAGCTTTTGTACCAAAAATAGCAGGAAAAAAGTTTAGTCAGTTAGGATATATGTTGGTAAATGAACCTCATTTCTATACCTATACAGATGCGAAAAAGAAAAAATTACCCTGGGCTTCTGGTGGTGTTTCTCAATTTACAATTGAAAAGTTTAAAGTTTGGTTATCAAAGAAACATCAAAATATAGCTGCTTTAAATGCAGTTTGGAATACCAATTTTAAAGATTTTAATGATGTACAAATAGATATTCCTATTGATATCAGTTTAAAAGGATTGCCAATTTGGTATGATTGGGCTGCTTTTAATATGGATAGAGTAACAGATTGGTATGCCTTCTTAAAAACAGAAATAGCAAAACACGATGCAGATGCAAAAGTGCATTTAAAAATTATGCCAAATCTTTGGACGAATAACCAAAGAGTTCATGGAATAGATTTAGAAGCATTAACAGATTTAAGCGGAATTATTGGTAACGATTCTGGTGCCGATCACACCTATACCTGGGGGAAACCTCATGAATGGCAAAAACATTATGCTTTTGAATGGAGAGAGTTGTGTATGGGATATGATTTTATGAAATCTGTAAGTCCTAATAAAATAAACTTTAATTCTGAGTTACATTATTTATCAACAGTAAGGTCTCGTAAATTAGATTTAGACCCAAATTATGCAAGAGCTAGTTTTTGGTTGGCGCATTCTTACGGTATGACTGCAAGCCAGATTTGGTATTGGCCAAGAAACGCAGATGGTTCTATTTCCAATAAAGCAAAAAAGGATAAAGGGTATGCTGGTTCTAACAATCAGCAACCAAGAGTAACTAATGAAGTTGCCATGACGTTAATAGATTTGAATGCTAATTCAGAAGAAATAATGGCAATTCAAAGAGACAGAAAACCAGTCCGTTTGTTTTATTCTAAAACGTCTGCTATTAATAAAAAAGCACATATGGATGATCTTTATCGTTTGTATGAAGGTTTAAATTTTGAAGGAATTCCTTTAGGATTTATAACTGAAAATATCATTAAAAAACAGAATAATAAAAATTGGAATCTTGTTGCTGTGTATAATACTCCTTTTGTTACCAAAGATGAATTAAACGCCTTACAATCATATTTGAATAATGGAGGAACTATAATTATTGATGACATTAGTTTAGTGAAAAACGAATACGGAAACGAATTAATTGCTTTAACGAAAGGGAAGGGAACTATTATTAGATTGAATTCGGTTGCTAAAATTAGAAACGAAGTTTTATCACTCTTAAAAGAAAAAAATCTACTTTCTGATATTTCTATTGAAGAAACAAATACAGCAGATAGAAAAGGATGTATTTGGAGAGTTGTAAAAAACAATGCTGATAATAATGTATTGTCTATTGTAAATGTTGGTAATACAGACGCTTCACTAAAAATTTCATTAAAAGGTAATGAAAATATCATTTGTAAAGATTTAATAAAAGGAATAGCAGTTTCATCAACACCTATTTTAAAACCAAATGAGGTATATTTTGTTGAGGTTACTTTAAAATAA
- a CDS encoding sialate O-acetylesterase, translating to MKLSKILSVVLITVFFSCKTVLISQEKKEVQVVLLAGQSNMAGAGNYDNLDASIKVRIEKVANRVFISQSNTDQTPLSWYKNKPSEKYDFTKRFGPELMIGLTLAEKYPNKEFLLIKHAKGGTALYGAWNPDWTLEKAKEIEKGAKKQSWNLVEQHINLINENLAILKKKGKSYKIIGFAWMQGENDATLEKAANSYADNLEKLIKKYRTTFNVEEMPFVFGQINSRYGIKKGAKTVREQMEKVPSAVKNVRLVKTSTDTSWSDFPKHTDNVHYNAEGQKRLGVQLAQELIDFLK from the coding sequence ATGAAATTATCTAAAATCTTATCAGTAGTATTAATAACCGTATTTTTTTCTTGTAAAACAGTCTTAATTTCTCAAGAGAAGAAAGAAGTCCAAGTTGTTTTATTAGCAGGACAATCTAATATGGCAGGAGCAGGTAATTATGATAATTTGGATGCATCCATCAAAGTAAGAATTGAAAAAGTTGCAAATAGAGTTTTTATAAGTCAGTCTAATACAGACCAAACACCATTGTCTTGGTATAAAAATAAACCAAGTGAAAAATACGATTTTACAAAACGTTTTGGTCCGGAATTAATGATTGGTTTAACCTTGGCAGAAAAATATCCTAACAAAGAATTTTTGTTGATAAAACACGCTAAAGGAGGTACTGCTTTATATGGAGCTTGGAACCCAGATTGGACTTTAGAAAAAGCGAAAGAAATAGAAAAAGGGGCAAAAAAACAAAGCTGGAATTTAGTTGAACAACACATCAATTTAATCAATGAGAACTTAGCTATTTTAAAGAAAAAAGGAAAGTCTTATAAAATTATTGGGTTTGCCTGGATGCAAGGAGAAAATGATGCTACTTTAGAAAAAGCAGCAAATAGTTACGCAGATAATTTAGAAAAATTAATAAAAAAGTACAGAACGACTTTTAATGTAGAAGAAATGCCGTTTGTTTTTGGTCAGATTAACTCTAGATACGGAATTAAAAAGGGCGCAAAAACGGTTAGAGAACAGATGGAAAAAGTACCATCAGCAGTAAAAAATGTGCGTTTAGTTAAAACAAGTACAGATACAAGTTGGTCGGATTTTCCTAAACATACAGACAATGTACACTACAATGCGGAGGGACAAAAAAGGTTAGGTGTACAATTGGCACAAGAATTAATAGATTTTCTAAAATAA
- a CDS encoding sialate O-acetylesterase, with protein MISSITFSQEEIHVVLLAGQSNMAGRGVSKELDAALIKRIQDVSDRVLISTSDIEKKKPEPLSSFKKSFGPELMVGLTLAEANPEQHYLLIKKAVGGTSLYGAWSTEWTKEKAMIAERGEERQALQLYAAHIKNIHQNLEELKAENKTFKILGLLWMQGESDTNKAITATSYQKNLQNLINGYRSELKIKDLPIVIGQVNVLPRKYKIGPTQVRNAMLSVANSDKNIEIIETSTNENWLDFPKHSDNLHYNTIGQKRLGIAFAKELIKLSNN; from the coding sequence ATGATTTCTTCGATAACTTTTTCTCAAGAAGAAATTCATGTTGTTTTGTTGGCAGGACAATCTAATATGGCAGGTCGTGGTGTTTCTAAAGAATTAGATGCTGCTCTTATAAAAAGAATTCAAGATGTTTCTGATAGAGTTTTAATCTCAACATCAGATATAGAAAAAAAGAAGCCAGAACCGTTATCCTCTTTTAAGAAGAGTTTTGGTCCAGAATTAATGGTGGGGTTAACTTTAGCAGAAGCAAATCCAGAACAACATTATTTATTGATTAAAAAAGCTGTTGGAGGAACTTCTTTGTACGGTGCTTGGAGCACAGAATGGACAAAAGAAAAAGCAATGATTGCAGAACGAGGAGAAGAAAGACAAGCATTGCAATTATATGCTGCTCATATTAAAAATATTCATCAGAATTTAGAAGAATTAAAAGCAGAAAATAAAACCTTTAAAATCTTAGGTTTACTTTGGATGCAAGGAGAGAGTGATACTAATAAGGCCATTACAGCAACGTCTTATCAAAAGAATCTTCAGAATTTGATAAATGGGTATAGAAGTGAATTAAAAATAAAAGATTTACCAATTGTAATAGGACAAGTAAATGTGCTGCCAAGAAAATATAAAATTGGCCCAACACAAGTTAGAAATGCAATGTTATCTGTAGCTAATTCTGACAAGAATATAGAAATTATAGAAACATCCACCAATGAAAATTGGTTAGATTTCCCGAAACATTCAGACAATTTACATTACAATACCATAGGGCAAAAAAGATTAGGCATTGCCTTTGCTAAAGAATTAATAAAACTTTCAAATAATTAA
- a CDS encoding sulfatase, protein MKKQYSYFAVRILCVLMLATTFVACNQKEKATKQTKEIVKKPNILWVVAEDLSPFMGAYGDSINKGHTPVIDKLASEGILFKRAYATAPVCSAARSALITGVYQTTTGTHNHRSSRFTDGEIVPEELRIHLPEGMKTIPELMKEAGYFTFNSGKDDYNFDYDRRALYDVGTKEDYKAGMNGWQGNHAIDFMTVKEYVWNARKDKNQPWFGQVQIMGGKKDAKYVREGEKLATNDVPLPPYFPNIKSQREAWTTHYNANRGSDVTLEKVIKQLEADGELENTIIFFFSDHGSPTSLRHKQFCYEGGLLVPLIIKGDNPVLKAGTVRNDLVSLLDVSATTLALGNAKMPSYLVGQDLFSNDYQEKEYVIGARDRCDYTIDKIRTVVSEEYRYIKNYFPERPMMQAGYRDNKKIVTDFRKLHEEGKLTPYQEQHWFGVRPVEELYDLKKDPNQMNNLALNTEYSEVLLKHRNVLENWIKETGDKGQFPEDAKQLEATYNMWKDRPRFKNAKINPEYDQFKK, encoded by the coding sequence ATGAAAAAACAGTATTCTTATTTCGCAGTTAGAATTTTATGTGTTTTAATGTTAGCTACTACTTTTGTAGCTTGTAATCAAAAAGAAAAAGCAACAAAACAAACAAAAGAAATAGTAAAAAAGCCTAATATTTTATGGGTTGTAGCAGAAGATTTATCCCCATTTATGGGTGCTTATGGAGATTCTATAAATAAAGGGCACACACCAGTAATCGATAAATTAGCATCAGAAGGCATTTTATTTAAAAGAGCCTATGCAACTGCACCAGTTTGTTCTGCAGCAAGATCTGCATTAATAACAGGTGTGTATCAAACCACAACAGGTACACATAATCATAGATCTAGTAGGTTTACAGATGGTGAAATTGTACCAGAAGAATTAAGAATACACTTGCCAGAAGGAATGAAAACGATTCCGGAATTGATGAAAGAAGCCGGTTATTTTACGTTTAATAGTGGTAAAGACGATTATAATTTTGATTACGATAGAAGAGCCTTGTATGATGTTGGCACCAAAGAAGATTATAAAGCAGGTATGAATGGTTGGCAAGGAAATCATGCTATAGACTTTATGACAGTAAAAGAGTATGTGTGGAATGCTAGAAAAGATAAAAATCAACCTTGGTTTGGACAAGTTCAAATTATGGGAGGTAAAAAAGATGCAAAATATGTAAGAGAAGGAGAAAAATTGGCTACTAATGATGTGCCACTACCACCTTATTTTCCAAATATAAAATCGCAAAGAGAAGCTTGGACAACACATTACAATGCAAACAGAGGTTCTGATGTTACTTTAGAAAAAGTGATAAAGCAATTAGAAGCAGATGGCGAGTTAGAGAATACCATCATCTTTTTCTTTTCAGACCATGGTAGTCCAACTTCGTTAAGACATAAACAATTTTGTTATGAAGGTGGATTGTTGGTGCCTTTAATTATTAAAGGTGATAATCCTGTTTTAAAAGCCGGAACTGTAAGAAACGATTTGGTTTCTTTGCTAGATGTTTCTGCAACTACATTAGCACTAGGTAATGCTAAAATGCCTTCTTATTTAGTGGGACAAGATTTATTTTCGAATGATTATCAAGAAAAAGAATATGTAATTGGAGCAAGAGATAGATGTGATTATACAATTGATAAAATAAGAACCGTAGTTTCTGAAGAGTACAGATATATTAAAAATTATTTTCCTGAAAGACCAATGATGCAAGCTGGTTATAGAGATAATAAAAAGATTGTAACAGATTTTAGAAAATTGCATGAGGAAGGTAAATTAACACCATATCAAGAACAACATTGGTTTGGGGTTCGTCCTGTAGAAGAATTGTATGATTTGAAAAAAGATCCGAATCAAATGAATAATTTAGCATTGAATACTGAGTATTCAGAAGTTTTATTAAAGCACAGAAATGTTTTAGAAAACTGGATTAAAGAAACAGGAGATAAAGGTCAGTTTCCTGAAGATGCTAAGCAACTAGAAGCAACGTACAATATGTGGAAAGACAGACCTCGCTTTAAAAATGCCAAAATAAACCCAGAATACGATCAGTTTAAAAAGTAG
- a CDS encoding sulfatase → MKSIFIKGVITLFFVSITFSSFAQNDASKPNVLFIMVDDLNDWVGAFGGNPQTKTPNIDALADKSTIFKNAYCSAPLCNPSRASIMSGYRPSTTGVYGNSEHFRDVKGFENTVTIPQYFEKNGYKTAAAGKIFHSPRGNGKKPRPGSDPGSFQQERKGGLGGAFPEDKDKQSHGLNLKKYGVKGSFLHSFDWFPVDVTLEENNDFESADYAAKFLEEKHDKPFFLACGIFRPHLPWFAPKEFFDMYNLEDIKLPETLKNDLDDVGKMGQNMAKRGVHKSVVEHGKWKEAVRAYMANISFADACVGHLLNGLKESKYADNTIVVLMGDHGWHLGEKEHWSKNVLWERSAKTPLLIFDPRGDGKPKVSTSLVSLLDVYPTLVEMANLPINKELEGKSIYDLVKNPTNVVKEYVLTSKDKGIHSLRNKDYRYTVYSDGFEELYDHRIDPNEWTNIAKNSSNKEVLNAFRKELKSILK, encoded by the coding sequence ATGAAATCTATATTTATCAAAGGTGTAATTACGCTCTTTTTTGTTTCAATTACATTTTCAAGTTTTGCTCAAAATGATGCTTCTAAACCAAATGTACTATTCATTATGGTTGATGATTTAAATGATTGGGTGGGCGCTTTTGGAGGAAATCCGCAAACAAAAACACCAAATATAGATGCACTTGCAGATAAAAGTACCATTTTTAAAAATGCCTATTGTTCTGCTCCTTTGTGTAATCCTTCTAGAGCAAGTATCATGTCTGGTTATAGACCTTCTACCACGGGCGTTTATGGTAATTCAGAGCATTTTAGAGATGTAAAAGGATTTGAGAATACAGTAACCATTCCTCAGTATTTCGAGAAAAATGGGTATAAAACAGCTGCTGCTGGAAAAATATTTCATAGTCCAAGAGGAAATGGGAAAAAACCAAGACCAGGTAGTGATCCTGGATCTTTTCAACAAGAAAGAAAAGGTGGTTTAGGAGGTGCTTTTCCAGAAGATAAAGACAAACAATCTCACGGATTAAATTTGAAAAAATACGGAGTAAAAGGTTCTTTTTTACATTCTTTTGATTGGTTTCCTGTAGATGTAACTTTAGAAGAAAATAATGATTTTGAATCTGCGGATTATGCAGCTAAATTTTTAGAAGAAAAGCACGATAAACCTTTCTTTTTAGCTTGCGGAATTTTTAGACCGCATTTGCCTTGGTTTGCCCCGAAGGAATTTTTTGATATGTATAACCTAGAAGACATAAAGTTACCAGAAACTCTAAAAAATGATTTAGATGATGTTGGTAAAATGGGGCAGAATATGGCAAAAAGAGGCGTTCATAAATCTGTTGTAGAACATGGAAAATGGAAAGAAGCGGTGAGAGCGTATATGGCTAATATTTCTTTTGCTGATGCTTGTGTAGGACATTTATTAAACGGATTAAAAGAAAGTAAATACGCAGATAATACCATTGTCGTTTTAATGGGAGATCATGGTTGGCATTTAGGTGAAAAAGAGCATTGGTCTAAAAATGTATTGTGGGAACGTTCTGCAAAAACACCTTTGTTAATTTTTGACCCAAGAGGAGATGGGAAACCAAAAGTAAGTACTTCTTTAGTTTCTTTATTAGATGTCTATCCAACGTTAGTGGAAATGGCAAACCTTCCTATAAATAAAGAGTTAGAAGGAAAAAGCATCTATGATTTAGTAAAAAATCCTACGAACGTAGTAAAAGAATATGTGTTGACTTCTAAAGACAAAGGAATTCATTCTTTAAGAAATAAAGATTATAGATATACCGTATATTCAGATGGTTTTGAGGAGTTGTACGATCATAGAATAGACCCAAATGAGTGGACAAATATTGCTAAAAACTCTTCTAATAAAGAGGTTTTGAATGCATTTAGAAAAGAATTGAAAAGTATCTTGAAATAA
- a CDS encoding sulfatase, producing MTFRLKHLYASIIIIPFFISCNSVKKEVSKDVKKPNIIFVLVDDLGYADVGFNGSTYFETPNIDALAKESLVLDNAYMYPTCSPSRTAIFTGKQSFRTGVYTVPVLEKGDDQENIFSRWTVGKEHPIYAEPLAKEGYKSIHLGKWHIVGPYPKEELAMEYPLKEKLKQPNTGDYSWVAAHKKPDIQQYYPEGRGFIKNVGGSFRGDPAYEQDGYKSKAGGYWAPFSNPFIEKKPTDNWLTDRLTDDAIEFIAEHKNEPFLINLNYYAVHRPIKYRSKELYQKYFDKRGDTITGQGLHANKKKHEYFASYATMVESVDDNIKRITDYLDANNLRENTVIIFTSDNGYHSMASANDLMRGSKGHIYEGGIKVPMFVNWPNKVTPRRSEVAVSGLDVFPTLMNLANITDFKGTLDGNSITDLFSSDDKKLSERPLFWHLASRFKHGTCSVIRKGDYKLIQFLADGKLELYNLKADPKESKNLSNIEVETTESLLKELVSWRKDNKVPLPPNSILEF from the coding sequence ATGACGTTTCGCTTAAAACACCTTTATGCATCAATAATCATAATTCCTTTTTTTATTTCATGCAATAGTGTAAAAAAAGAAGTTTCTAAGGATGTTAAAAAACCAAACATCATATTTGTTTTGGTGGATGATTTAGGCTACGCAGATGTTGGTTTTAATGGCTCCACATATTTTGAAACTCCAAATATAGATGCGCTAGCAAAAGAAAGTTTGGTGTTAGATAATGCCTATATGTACCCTACATGTTCGCCTTCTAGAACTGCAATTTTTACGGGGAAACAATCTTTTAGAACAGGCGTTTATACAGTGCCTGTTTTAGAAAAAGGAGACGATCAAGAAAATATTTTTTCTAGATGGACTGTGGGTAAAGAGCATCCTATTTATGCAGAACCTTTGGCTAAAGAAGGTTACAAATCTATCCATTTGGGTAAATGGCATATTGTTGGCCCTTATCCTAAGGAAGAATTGGCAATGGAATATCCGCTTAAAGAAAAATTAAAACAGCCAAATACAGGTGATTATTCTTGGGTAGCAGCTCATAAAAAGCCAGATATTCAACAATATTATCCGGAAGGAAGAGGTTTTATAAAAAATGTTGGAGGAAGTTTTAGAGGAGATCCAGCTTATGAACAAGATGGTTACAAAAGTAAAGCAGGTGGTTATTGGGCACCATTTAGCAATCCGTTTATAGAGAAAAAACCGACAGATAATTGGCTAACAGATCGTTTAACAGATGATGCTATTGAGTTTATTGCTGAACATAAAAACGAGCCTTTTTTAATCAATTTAAATTATTATGCGGTTCACAGACCTATAAAATATAGAAGTAAAGAATTGTATCAAAAATACTTTGATAAACGGGGTGATACTATTACCGGTCAAGGATTACATGCTAATAAAAAGAAGCACGAATATTTTGCAAGTTATGCAACGATGGTGGAATCTGTAGATGATAATATCAAAAGAATTACAGATTATTTAGACGCTAATAACTTAAGAGAAAATACGGTAATTATTTTCACGTCAGACAATGGTTATCATAGTATGGCAAGTGCTAATGATTTAATGCGTGGCTCAAAAGGGCATATTTACGAAGGCGGAATTAAAGTGCCGATGTTTGTAAACTGGCCCAATAAAGTAACGCCTAGAAGGAGTGAAGTTGCTGTAAGTGGTTTAGATGTTTTTCCTACGTTGATGAATTTAGCAAATATTACTGATTTTAAAGGAACTTTAGATGGGAATTCTATTACAGATTTATTTTCTTCGGATGATAAAAAGTTATCAGAAAGACCATTGTTTTGGCATTTAGCAAGTCGTTTTAAACACGGAACTTGTTCTGTTATAAGAAAAGGAGATTATAAGTTAATTCAGTTTTTGGCTGATGGAAAACTAGAATTATACAACTTAAAAGCGGACCCTAAAGAATCTAAGAATTTATCCAATATAGAAGTAGAAACCACAGAAAGCTTATTAAAAGAATTGGTTTCTTGGAGAAAAGACAACAAAGTTCCTTTACCACCAAATTCAATATTAGAGTTTTAA